GGCCAGGCCACGCCGTTGCTGGCGATGCCGGGGCAGAACGATGACGTCGGCAGTGTCCTGAGCCTGTGGCACGACTACCGCAACAAACGCAACGAGTACGAAGCCTTGCGCCGCGACAGCTACGCCGACCTGCCGGCACCGAGCTGGTCGACCCTGTGGGCCGGCAATGACAACGCGCTGCTGAGCATCTTCCGGCATTTCGACAGCGCCTCGGTGAACAAAGGCCTGATCGGTGACGTCCCGCAAACCATTTGGCTGTTCGATTACCCGTTGCTGGAGCGCACGTATTACCAGTTGGCGGTCAACTTCGATGTATTCGGCAACGTATCCCATCAGGCCCAGACCCGGTTGTACTTCGACCTGATTCGCAACGGTGCCGAACAGAACTTCTTGCGTCTGATGCCGGCCGACTCACGGGACGGCTACCTCGACGATTGGTATCAGAACGGCGGCAAGTTCAAGATGTGGCTGGATTATGAGTACATCGACAACGACAAACCAACGGCGCTGACGCTGGACGAAAAGGACCCGAAACGCGATTTCGCCCTGCAATTGCTGGCTCGGTACGGCGAACTCAATGCCAGGCCCGACCCGATCAACCGCTGCGACGGCGCGTACTGCTCGCGGCCGAACATCGACCTGGCGTTGCAGAACGCTGAGCAGGCCTTGAGCCGCCTGACTTCGCGACCGGCTGCCGGGCTGAAAGTCATCGATCAGTTGCCAGAAGCCACGATGTTGCGCATCGAGACCCAAAGTGGCAAGCGTGAGATCTACAGCCTGTTGCGCAACCGGGCCCACAGCAACGTGGCGTTCCTGCTCGGTGAGTCGATGCGCTATCAGCCAGGGCTCGACACGTTGACGATTTATCCGGGTGTTCTCAGCAGCTATCCGAATTTCATCTTCAACATCCCGGCCGGGCAAGTGCCCGCGTTCGTCGACGCGATGGAAAATGCCAGGGATGCCGCCAGTTTCGAAAAAATCGTCGAACGCTGGGGCATTCGCCGCAGCCATCCGCAGTTCTGGCAGTATTTCCATGAACTGAGCCGCTACATCCACGACACCGACCCGGTGGAAGAGGGCGTGCTGGACATGAACCGCTACGAAAACCTCTGAAACACCGTTTATCCCCTGTAGGAACGACCTGTGGCGAGAGGGCTTGCCCCCGTTGGGTTGCGCAGCAGCCCCAAAATTTCTGACATACCGAAGATCTTGTGAGTGCTGCGCACTCAAACGGGGGCAAGCCCCCTCGCCACGGGTCGCTCCCACAATGATCAGTGCATCTTTCCCGACAAAAATACTGGGACTTTGTGTGGCGCGATGATTGGCGTAAACTGCGTCCAAGCCTGCGAGGAGTTTCCATGACCGCTATTACCATTACCGACGCCGCCCACGATTACCTGGCTGATCTGCTCTCCAAGCAGAACACCCCGGGTATCGGCATCCGCGTCTTTATCACCCAGCCTGGCACCCAGTACGCCGAAACCTGCATTGCCTATTGCAAGCCGGGCGAAGAAAAACCTGAAGACACGGCGCTGGGGCTTAAAAGCTTCACCGCTTACATCGATTCGTTCAGCGAAGCATTCCTGGACGATGCGGTAGTCGACTACGCCACCGACCGCATGGGCGGCCAGCTGACCATCAAGGCGCCAAACGCCAAAGTACCGATGGTCAACGCCGACAGCCCGGTCAACGAGCGCATCAACTACTACCTGCAAACCGAAATCAACCCGGGGCTGGCCAGCCACGGCGGTCAGGTCAGCCTGATTGATGTGGTCGACGACGGCATCGCCGTACTGAAATTCGGCGGCGGTTGCCAAGGCTGCGGCCAGGCAGACGTCACCCTGCGCGAAGGCATCGAGCGCACCTTGCTCGAGCGTATTCCCGAGCTCAAGGGTGTTCGTGACGTGACCGACCACACGCAGAAAGAAAACGCCTACTACTAAGGTGTTCGCTGCGACATAAAAAAACGGTGCCCGTGAGCACCGTTTTTTGTGGGTCGAATTCAATGGCCCCTTCGCGGGCAAGCCCGCTCCCACAAGATTTTGTGTTGACCGCAATACTATGACCGACTCAAAACCTGTGGGAGCGGGCTTGCCCGCGATGGCGTCCTATGGGCGATACAAATGCGCATGTCCCGCGCGATACAACGACGACTCACTGAAGTGATCGCTACCCAACACCCGGCCCACCAGAATCAGCGCCGTGCGGCGAAACCCCTTGGCTTCAACCTTCCCGGCAATATCCGCCAGCGTCCCCACCACCCAATCCTGATCCGGCCAGGTCGCCCGATGAATCACCGCGATCGGGCAATCGGCGCCGTAGTGCGGCAGCAATTCGGCGAGGATCTTCTCCAGATGATTGACCCCCAAGTGGATCGCCATGGTCGCCCCATGCTGCGCCAGACTACCGAGCTCTTCACCGGCCGGCATCGCGGTCTTGTCGGCGTAGCGGGTCAGAATCACGCTCTGTGACACGTCCGGCAAGGTCAGTTCCGCGCCCAAAAGCGCCGCGCAGGCGGCAGTGGCGGTGACGCCGGGAATGATTTCGAAAGGGATGTCGAGCTCACGCAAGTAGCGAATCTGCTCGCCAATCGCGCCGTACAGGCTCGGATCGCCGGAATGCACCCGGGCCACGTCCTGGCCATTGGCATGTGCGGCCTTGATCAGTTCAATGATCTGCTCCAGGTGCAATTCGGCGCTGTTGACCACTTGTTCGGCCTGGTGACCCTCCAGCACGGCGGTGGGCACCAGGGAGCCTGCATAGATGATGACCGGGCAGCTACGAATCAGCCGCTGGCCTTTGACGGTGATCAGTTCCGGGTCGCCGGGGCCTGCGCCAATGAAGTAGACGGTCATCGTCGTTTCCTGTCAGAAAAAGGGTATGGGCACGCTTCAGATGAAGATTGCTCATGATCGAAGGCGGGGATTATCGGGGATTTTACGCGGCGCTGGCCAATGCCAGGGTGGCCTGGGCGTATTTTTGTCGTGGAATCAGCAACTTTGCCGGTGCCTGAGCCAATTGTTCGGCCAGTGCCAGCGCGGCACTTTCCGCTACGCCGTAACAGCCGGTGCGTTCGAACGCGATATCCGAGTGGTGGCTGAGTTGTGGTTCATAACCGGCCAATTGTTCGCTGCTGAAATACATCAACGGCAATGCCAGTTGTTCGGCCAGTTCCATCAGGGCCGGCTCTTCGCGCTTGAGGTCGATAC
The Pseudomonas lini DNA segment above includes these coding regions:
- a CDS encoding cobalamin biosynthesis protein, which codes for MTDVSTAPTLVVGLGCQRGCPVSTLRALLDQALQAHQIELREIKALASIDLKREEPALMELAEQLALPLMYFSSEQLAGYEPQLSHHSDIAFERTGCYGVAESAALALAEQLAQAPAKLLIPRQKYAQATLALASAA
- the cobM gene encoding precorrin-4 C(11)-methyltransferase, which encodes MTVYFIGAGPGDPELITVKGQRLIRSCPVIIYAGSLVPTAVLEGHQAEQVVNSAELHLEQIIELIKAAHANGQDVARVHSGDPSLYGAIGEQIRYLRELDIPFEIIPGVTATAACAALLGAELTLPDVSQSVILTRYADKTAMPAGEELGSLAQHGATMAIHLGVNHLEKILAELLPHYGADCPIAVIHRATWPDQDWVVGTLADIAGKVEAKGFRRTALILVGRVLGSDHFSESSLYRAGHAHLYRP
- the nfuA gene encoding Fe-S biogenesis protein NfuA, whose translation is MTAITITDAAHDYLADLLSKQNTPGIGIRVFITQPGTQYAETCIAYCKPGEEKPEDTALGLKSFTAYIDSFSEAFLDDAVVDYATDRMGGQLTIKAPNAKVPMVNADSPVNERINYYLQTEINPGLASHGGQVSLIDVVDDGIAVLKFGGGCQGCGQADVTLREGIERTLLERIPELKGVRDVTDHTQKENAYY